The sequence below is a genomic window from Paenibacillus sp. DCT19.
AATAATCAGTTTCTTCCAGCCTTTCGTGTTACCGAGTCCACTTTCTTGGATATTCAGTGCAATCGGCTCGAAGAATTCCGGTGCTACCGACATGTAGAACATGCGATTCTCAGGAATGCTAAGCTCTTGTTCACGCTGCTGAACCAATTCAAGCAGTTTGGTGTAATCTTCAAGCTTCGTATTGTTTAGAGAACAATAGCGGAAAGCCCCAATGAAATCACGTACTTGGGACGCTTCCTCCGGAGTTTGACGTGAAAATTCATGCAATGACTTTTCAACATTTGCCTGAAAGTCTGCATCTGACAATTCACGCCGACCCAGACCAATAACGGAAAAGGATTTCGGCATTTTTTGATCCATGTACAAATTATATAATGCAGGGTAAATCTTGCGTTTTGCTAAATCGCCTGTTGCCCCAAACAGGACAAATGTCATTGCATCCATTGGAGTGCCTCCTGTGCTCTGTGCAGTATAGTATATGATGTTGCAAAATGTTCAAATCCAAGCATGACAAAAGACGGAATAAGTGGGCATGCTACCCGCCTTGCCTCCGTTTACATATCCGGCCTGAATTTAACATGGAACATTCCTTCTCTCCACAACTCATTTGTAGGTTATAAATTGTAACCATTTGAATTAACGTTACCCATATTACACCTGTCGTCACAATTCGTCAATAATCATGTCGAACCTGTGAACACCAGTGTTTACAGGGTTTTTCTTTGATGATAACGCTTTATGTGGTAACAATAATAACAATTGGCATGTGACTTTTTATACATAAAGCAACTAGACACCAAGGTTACAATAAGTATACTAATGCTATAATAAGCATAACCAAACTAAAGGAGTACAATTATGAGCGAGGATAAGAATGCCAAGCAAATGTGCGAAAAAGTGGAACAATCTTATCAGATCATTGGCCGCAAATGGGTAGCCCTCATTATTCATGCGTTGATGGAAGAACCCAAACGTTTCAGTGAAATTCACGCTTATATCCCTGACTTGAGCAAACGTGTGTTGAATGAACGAATGAAGGAACTTGAGGAAGAAGGACTCGTGGTTCGTCATGTGGTTACAGAACGTCCGGTTCGGACAGAATATATGTTGTCCCGCAAAGGGACAGAGCTCGGGAGGGCATTAAGTGCCGTGGAACGATGGGCTGATAAGTGGCTTTAAGATGGAGCTAAGCTAGTAGCTGTATTAATATTAGGTTGAAATTTAATTTATATTTTGTGGAAATTTCATTGTTATGTTATGTGGATTATAGCGAAATTTTAATGTTGATACTTACACTATATGACCAGGAGCGAGATCGAATCGACGAGGTTTAATTCGTCGTTCGGCATTTCGCTCCTAGCCCTTATTTTCAAAAATAATACAATTACACCATTCACTTTGGTAATGTAAAAATAACCTCCAATAGATCTTTGCCTGCAAAAAATGCATCGTACAATTGCTTCACTTCAGGTGAATCCAAATCCTTCTCTTGCGAGTTAATCAACTCTTCCAATGTTTCCAGAACGATTATTTCTCTTGCTGACAGCACCTTTGATTTCAGCATGAGTTCTTTTTGATTAGGAAGCAATCCTCTAGGCCAGCAATCCGCATAAACGCCATGGTAAGTATCATACAAGAACGTAATTTGGCTTACGCCGGCATATTTTCTGACATGTGGATGCACCAGTAACAGAAATTGTGCAATGATCCCAGAACGCCATCTTATACTAGAGATTTCTTTGGCCTCATTGAGTAGTTTTGATTCCTTTCCTGGCGATCCGGTCACATCATCCAGTTCAAATCGGGAAAGGATTGTGATGGTCTTTTCTTTATCCACATGTTGTATTAATTGAATCACGATCTCTTGTTTACGCACCCCAGCATGAACAAATCCATTTAAGCAAGATATAATATCGTCTAAACTCGTAGCATGATCACGTATACATCGGATATATTCATTGAAAAGTTCATCAGAATATTTAACACTGATCTCATCCCAATAATACGATTGAACGATCGTCTCAATTAATGAAGCTCGATCATATTTATCATCGATTCGTGGTAGAAGTTCTACCATATATTTCACAAAATCATCGCCACAATACTCTAGAATCGGCGGGATGTATTTTATTTTCTCCAATAAAACAAAAAATGTCAGGTATTCTATCGTATCTTTATCTTTGGTTAGATATTTAAGCATTTCATGCATATGAATACAACTCCAATTGTTCTAACTGTTTCAATGCGATGTGCTGATAAGGCTCGCACAGTCCGGTAATTTTATGAATAAATAGGGGATTATCTAATTGTTTCTCGTCTGCATAAACTTTTTTCCATATGTCATAGAAATTCACACCATAATGGATTGAGGATCCCGTCGCTGGGTCATCTTCGTTACTTAATTTATCAATGATATTACGTAGACTTAATCTATTATCAATGAATTGCAGGTAATAATAACCAACCGTAGCATCACTAGGTGAAAAGTTATTTTCCTCGTAATAGCGTTCTTCTATTCTTTTTTCACATACAGCTGTCCCCAGCTCCACGATATCTTTCGCTAATGATACGTCATAAATCCAGTACTCCACCTGACTTTTAGTTAGAATCTGATGATCTGCCCAGTCCTGCCAATCTGCCTTCTCATAGTATCCACTCTCACATGCTATGTACAAATAATCTGCGATCATGATAGATTGCCTCCTTAAAAAAACTCTGAAAATACGTTCTGGAACCCATACAATTGGAGTTACGTCATTGATTAATCTATTAGTTGCTTACCTGGGTTCATTGGGTCTTCCAAATGAATTCCGCTAGCCACTATACTTGTTATCACTTCAACTGAATCATGACCCTTTGCTGAATATGCCGAGAAGGTGAACAAAAACATGCCATCGTCCAGCTCTTCCACCTTCAATTCAGTAATGCTATCGTTTGGAATGTAGCCACTCGGCTCCATCCGGATGGATTCAACATTAGAGAACACAATGTATCCATTAATAATGTCTTCATCCGAATAATAATCCCATGTAGTCGTTCTAACTCTAGATACTGTGGTCACTTGTATTTTCACTAGAGAGTTCCAGCCATCCATAATGATTTGCTTACAACCGCGATCACCAAGATATACTGTTTGAATAAACGCTTTAGGATGCATGAAGCTACATTCCCCTCATTTTCATTTGCTTGGTTGACTCACATCGTTTTGATCATTCTCTTCCAGGTTCTTTGAAATGCATCGAAATTATCTGCAACTTTATAAAGCCCCTCATTCCTGGTGGGATCATCATAGTCCATATCCCTCCAATAATAAATCCTCTCCAGATCATCCATCAAAATCTTGCCTCCTGCAGCAGCTTCTCCAATGAGAATGTGCCCGGTTGGAAATTCATC
It includes:
- a CDS encoding helix-turn-helix domain-containing protein, whose product is MSEDKNAKQMCEKVEQSYQIIGRKWVALIIHALMEEPKRFSEIHAYIPDLSKRVLNERMKELEEEGLVVRHVVTERPVRTEYMLSRKGTELGRALSAVERWADKWL
- a CDS encoding DUF6258 family protein — encoded protein: MHPKAFIQTVYLGDRGCKQIIMDGWNSLVKIQVTTVSRVRTTTWDYYSDEDIINGYIVFSNVESIRMEPSGYIPNDSITELKVEELDDGMFLFTFSAYSAKGHDSVEVITSIVASGIHLEDPMNPGKQLID